TCAGCAATCGCCTCACTGCATAAAGATAGAGCTTCTTGATCAGCGATTACGGTTACATTCGGATGACGTTGTAAAACTGTAGCAGGACACGCTTCACTATATTCACCTTGCAATAATTCTTTAACAGCTTCTGCCTTTTTAGCACCCATAGCAACAAGTAGAATTTGTTTCGCTTTCATAATACTTCCAATTCCCATTGTAATTGCATGAGTTGGCACATCTTCTTCTTTTTCGAAGAAGCGAAGGTTTGCTTGGCGTGTAGATTCTGTTAATTCAACAATGTTTGTTGGAGAATTAAACGGTGTTCCTGGCTCGTTAAATCCGATGTGACCGTTTTCACCGATTCCAAGAATCTGTAGGTCAACTGGGTTAGCAGCTAGAATGCCCTCATAACGTTTGCACTCTTCCTCTAAATCACTTGCCATCCCGTTTGGTACATAAGTTTGTTTAAATGGAAGATGATCAAACAACTGTTCTTGCATGAAATAATGATAGCTGTTTTTATCTTCATGTGGTAAATTTACGTACTCATCTAAGTTTACAGTGGTTACACGGCTTGTATCAAGTTTATTTTTTCGCATTTCTGCATAAATACCTAATGGAGAGCTTCCTGTAGCCATTCCTAATGTTGGATTTTCTTTTGTTTTTACAACTTCTTCAATTAATTTATAACCTGCTTCTGCTAGTTCTTCTGGAGTTTTTACAACAAGAATATTCATTTCATTACTTCCCTTCCTTCATATGAATTCCTAAACGAACTGTATCATATACATATAAATCTTCATTCATCACAACAAAGTCTGCATCTTTTCCTACCGCTAACGCACCTTTATTATTTAATCCAAACTCTTCTGCTTGGTTAACTGATGTCATTAGTACTGCATCTTCGATTGAACAACCTGTAAATTCAATTACATTTCGGAAAGCTTGATCCATTTTTAGAATACTACCAGC
This Bacillus paramycoides DNA region includes the following protein-coding sequences:
- the nagB gene encoding glucosamine-6-phosphate deaminase, producing the protein MNILVVKTPEELAEAGYKLIEEVVKTKENPTLGMATGSSPLGIYAEMRKNKLDTSRVTTVNLDEYVNLPHEDKNSYHYFMQEQLFDHLPFKQTYVPNGMASDLEEECKRYEGILAANPVDLQILGIGENGHIGFNEPGTPFNSPTNIVELTESTRQANLRFFEKEEDVPTHAITMGIGSIMKAKQILLVAMGAKKAEAVKELLQGEYSEACPATVLQRHPNVTVIADQEALSLCSEAIADEHRQVFTISDLLSDSRVGETAN